A part of Halodesulfovibrio marinisediminis DSM 17456 genomic DNA contains:
- a CDS encoding PilZ domain-containing protein, which translates to MPQEAHHQERRAIPRYSYPFTASIAEFVFPMSCQPAFKAECIDITSKGAMLEVGSIIPKGSVQQVCIDLPGFEKKLQNSTLFTNELPYQVRVITRVIWTNVKNDTSVIGVEFLNMNKSAEQALARYLKEKRT; encoded by the coding sequence ATGCCACAAGAGGCTCATCATCAAGAACGCCGGGCAATACCACGTTACTCTTACCCGTTTACAGCATCCATTGCAGAATTTGTCTTTCCTATGTCCTGCCAGCCGGCATTTAAGGCAGAATGCATAGATATTACCTCCAAAGGAGCAATGCTCGAAGTCGGGTCAATAATCCCCAAAGGAAGTGTTCAACAAGTCTGTATAGACCTTCCCGGATTTGAGAAGAAATTACAAAACAGCACCCTTTTCACTAACGAGTTACCATACCAAGTTCGCGTAATAACTCGTGTAATCTGGACAAATGTTAAAAATGATACATCTGTCATTGGTGTTGAGTTTTTAAATATGAATAAAAGTGCCGAACAGGCCCTTGCACGTTATCTTAAAGAAAAACGGACCTAG
- a CDS encoding YchJ family protein, whose product MAKCPCGSDLEFSACCEPIIAGKTPAPTAEALMRSRYAAHATGFYEYLGTSMHPDMRGDLSVDEIKEWSEKITWTGLEIIDTKDGGENDEIGEVEFVANYKLGGVPQQLHEHSFFRKEGNDWYYVEGMVQNHDTYRRETPKVGRNEPCPCGSGKKYKKCCGKN is encoded by the coding sequence ATGGCAAAATGTCCTTGCGGTTCCGATCTTGAATTTTCTGCATGTTGTGAACCTATTATCGCTGGTAAGACTCCTGCTCCTACCGCAGAAGCTCTTATGCGTTCCCGTTACGCAGCGCATGCGACAGGTTTCTACGAATACCTCGGCACTTCCATGCATCCGGATATGCGTGGTGACCTTTCTGTAGACGAAATTAAAGAATGGTCCGAAAAGATTACTTGGACTGGCCTTGAGATCATCGACACTAAAGATGGTGGTGAAAATGATGAGATTGGTGAAGTTGAGTTTGTAGCAAACTACAAACTCGGCGGTGTGCCACAGCAGTTGCACGAGCACAGCTTCTTCCGTAAAGAAGGCAACGACTGGTACTACGTAGAAGGAATGGTTCAGAATCACGACACCTACCGTCGTGAAACTCCTAAAGTAGGCCGTAACGAACCTTGTCCTTGCGGTTCCGGTAAAAAATACAAAAAATGTTGTGGTAAGAACTAG
- the hypF gene encoding carbamoyltransferase HypF — MTHLVRRKRYIITGQVQGVGFRPFVYRIALENKVTGTVSNTSDGVFIEVQGDEEALAGFAFDLVDKLPPLAEVTSKTEDELPAVDDETEFTILASEGKKGNRVLISADVATCDDCLRDMADPENRRYEYPFTNCTNCGPRYTITKSIPYDRAKTSMSCFPLCPDCKSEYEDPLDRRFHAQPNACDVCGPYVWLTKPDGTEQCRGTEAIVQTAEALANGHIAAVKGLGGFHLACMATGDQGQQAIETLRTRKNRWGKPLAVMAKDIETARAIADLTEEEEKLLVTKERPIVLCKQRSDAPIAKALNPGTQYIGVMLPYTPLHHILFKYFAQKISELPVLVMTSGNMSSEPIALGNREALKRLHVLADVFLLHNRDILVRVDDSVVRVQKGTGKPQFFRRARGFTPRPVFMENKAPSVLGVGPELKNTLCYTRDNEAFVSQHIGDMQNLEVYSFYEEIAEFLPQILEIEVEAVVHDLHPDYMTTRFARDYGQERNIPVLGLQHHAAHIYSVLAENKFSGTALGLALDGTGYGEDGTIWGGELLCVNNQSLKHKRLGRLAHIPLPGGETAIHEPWRIAQGILWNAGINQSEKEWTWNKQFSQQSKFLPQLLERNINTPITSSCGRLFDAVSAMLGICHTVTYEGEAAILLEDAQDLSITEGYNCPLNTSGELLELDSINLFQQCYEDWQRGVAIGIIARKFHLGLIHGCAQLVAHAAKDTDINTIALSGGVMQSFTVGTELPKALAELGFTVIQHTQLPPNDGCISLGQAAYGRQWLLNQS; from the coding sequence ATGACTCATCTTGTACGCCGCAAGCGCTATATCATTACTGGTCAGGTTCAGGGTGTTGGATTTCGTCCATTCGTGTACCGAATTGCTTTGGAAAACAAAGTAACTGGCACTGTAAGCAATACTTCTGATGGAGTATTTATTGAGGTGCAAGGGGATGAAGAAGCACTAGCTGGTTTCGCATTCGACTTGGTAGACAAACTGCCGCCACTGGCGGAAGTTACTTCTAAAACAGAGGATGAACTTCCCGCTGTTGACGACGAAACAGAATTTACAATTTTGGCGAGCGAAGGCAAAAAGGGCAACCGTGTCCTTATCAGTGCTGACGTTGCCACCTGTGATGATTGCTTGCGGGACATGGCCGATCCAGAAAACCGCAGGTATGAGTATCCATTTACGAACTGCACCAACTGCGGCCCGCGTTACACCATCACAAAATCTATTCCGTATGACAGAGCCAAGACATCCATGTCATGCTTCCCTCTGTGCCCTGATTGCAAATCAGAATATGAAGACCCATTAGACAGACGTTTTCATGCACAGCCTAATGCCTGTGATGTCTGCGGCCCCTACGTCTGGCTGACAAAACCTGATGGGACTGAACAATGCCGCGGCACTGAAGCCATTGTGCAGACTGCCGAAGCTTTGGCAAATGGTCACATCGCTGCCGTCAAAGGCTTAGGAGGCTTTCACCTTGCTTGTATGGCAACAGGAGACCAAGGTCAGCAAGCTATAGAAACGTTACGCACACGCAAAAACCGCTGGGGCAAGCCGCTTGCCGTCATGGCAAAGGATATTGAAACCGCTCGAGCCATTGCGGACCTTACAGAAGAAGAGGAAAAGCTGCTGGTTACTAAGGAGCGACCTATCGTTCTATGCAAACAGCGCAGCGATGCACCCATTGCAAAAGCGCTCAATCCCGGCACGCAGTACATCGGCGTAATGCTCCCATACACACCACTACACCACATTCTCTTCAAATATTTCGCTCAAAAGATAAGCGAGCTGCCCGTTCTTGTTATGACATCCGGCAATATGAGCAGTGAACCTATCGCACTTGGTAACCGCGAAGCGCTCAAGCGCCTGCATGTCCTTGCAGACGTATTCCTTCTCCATAACCGAGACATTCTTGTACGTGTTGATGATTCCGTTGTGCGCGTTCAAAAAGGCACCGGTAAACCGCAATTCTTCCGCCGTGCCAGAGGCTTTACGCCTCGCCCTGTCTTTATGGAAAACAAAGCACCATCTGTGCTTGGTGTAGGACCAGAGCTTAAAAATACACTCTGCTACACACGCGACAATGAAGCGTTCGTTTCCCAGCATATCGGCGACATGCAGAATTTAGAGGTGTATTCCTTCTATGAAGAAATTGCAGAATTTTTACCTCAGATTCTTGAAATAGAAGTCGAAGCAGTCGTGCACGACCTGCATCCAGACTATATGACAACCCGATTTGCGCGCGACTACGGCCAAGAACGCAACATTCCGGTTCTCGGTCTTCAACATCACGCAGCGCACATTTACAGTGTACTGGCTGAAAACAAATTTAGCGGAACCGCCCTGGGGCTGGCCTTAGATGGAACTGGATATGGTGAAGACGGTACTATCTGGGGTGGCGAGCTATTGTGTGTTAACAACCAATCATTAAAGCACAAAAGACTCGGAAGATTGGCACACATTCCACTTCCAGGTGGCGAGACCGCCATTCATGAACCGTGGCGCATTGCACAAGGCATCCTCTGGAACGCAGGAATTAACCAATCTGAAAAAGAATGGACATGGAATAAGCAATTCAGCCAACAATCCAAATTCTTACCGCAGCTGCTGGAACGTAATATCAACACCCCGATAACATCTTCCTGTGGGCGCCTGTTCGATGCTGTATCCGCCATGCTCGGAATCTGTCACACCGTCACCTACGAAGGTGAAGCCGCCATCCTTTTAGAGGATGCACAAGACCTTTCAATTACAGAAGGTTACAATTGCCCGCTCAACACATCAGGTGAATTGCTCGAATTAGACAGCATTAACCTATTCCAGCAATGCTACGAAGACTGGCAGCGTGGCGTAGCCATAGGTATCATCGCCCGTAAATTCCATCTTGGACTTATCCATGGTTGCGCACAGCTCGTGGCACATGCAGCAAAAGATACAGACATAAACACAATTGCTCTTTCCGGCGGTGTCATGCAAAGCTTCACTGTAGGAACCGAATTACCGAAGGCACTCGCAGAGCTAGGCTTCACGGTGATACAGCATACACAGCTACCACCTAACGATGGATGCATCTCACTCGGCCAAGCCGCCTACGGCAGACAATGGCTACTGAACCAAAGCTAG
- a CDS encoding cupin domain-containing protein, translating into MATEKLGNRIRKFREERGLSRAELAEEADLTELFVTALEEEDLYPSIAPLQKIARALGVRLGTFMDDEISVDPLIVRKASREADLTMQKAGDKSPSFMFHSLGKGKTDRNMEPFFIHITPEPEEDRKISSHQGEEFIVVTSGKLLIRYGKEEHILEAGDSAYFNSIVPHYVGAADGEDAEIYAVIYYPD; encoded by the coding sequence ATGGCGACTGAAAAATTAGGAAATCGCATTCGCAAGTTTAGGGAAGAGCGCGGTTTGAGCCGTGCAGAGCTTGCTGAAGAAGCTGATTTGACTGAATTATTTGTAACTGCTTTGGAAGAAGAGGATTTGTACCCTTCCATTGCTCCTTTGCAGAAAATTGCACGTGCGCTTGGCGTTCGCCTCGGCACATTTATGGATGATGAAATTTCTGTTGATCCGCTGATCGTACGTAAGGCTAGCCGTGAAGCTGATCTGACTATGCAAAAAGCTGGTGATAAGAGCCCAAGCTTCATGTTCCATTCTTTGGGTAAAGGCAAAACTGATCGTAATATGGAACCTTTTTTCATCCATATTACACCGGAACCAGAAGAAGACCGTAAAATTTCTTCACATCAGGGTGAAGAGTTTATCGTTGTTACTTCCGGCAAGTTGCTTATTCGTTACGGTAAAGAAGAACATATCCTTGAAGCTGGCGACAGTGCTTATTTTAACTCCATCGTTCCGCATTATGTAGGTGCGGCAGATGGTGAAGACGCTGAAATTTACGCAGTAATCTATTACCCTGACTAG
- a CDS encoding AMP-binding protein, producing the protein MQAFELRERTLGQILDEAVAKYPDNDAVVYVDRDYRQTYKEFGKVVDDLAQGLMALGVQRGEKVAVWATNVPYWVALQFATAKIGAILLTVNTNYRKSELEYLLSQSECENLFIMDGYRDHDYVQTIYDMIPELRHQSRGKLSVDKLPSLKRVMFLGVEKHRGMYSIPEIMAMKAMVSDDEYQERQDSLSPYDVVNMQYTSGTTGFPKGVMLTHVGIGLNGYWIGENQNFTDKDRLCLPVPLFHCFGCVLGVLAAVNHGAALVILENFSPVHIMASVDQERCTALYGVPTMFLAVLEHKMFSKFDYSSLRTGIMAGSICPEPLMKRVIEDMNMKEVTICYGLTEGSPVMTQTLPHDSFERRTQTVGKKMPGIEVRIIDPETGEECPRGTQGEVVCRGYNVMKGYYAMPEATAAAIDEDKWLHSGDLGVMDEDGYIVITGRIKDMIIRGGENIYPREIEEFLYGMDGVHDVQVVGIPSHKYGEEVAAFIINKEGYDLAPEDVRDYCRGRIAWHKVPRYIAFVEEYPMTASGKIQKFKLRDDCKEYFGDIR; encoded by the coding sequence ATGCAAGCATTCGAACTTCGCGAAAGAACCCTTGGTCAGATTCTTGATGAAGCCGTTGCAAAGTATCCGGATAACGATGCTGTTGTATACGTAGACCGTGATTACAGGCAGACCTACAAAGAATTTGGCAAGGTGGTTGATGATCTGGCGCAGGGGCTTATGGCTCTTGGTGTCCAGCGGGGCGAAAAAGTTGCCGTATGGGCAACAAACGTTCCTTATTGGGTTGCACTACAGTTTGCGACAGCAAAAATTGGTGCCATCCTACTAACCGTAAATACCAACTACCGTAAAAGCGAACTAGAATACCTGCTATCTCAGTCTGAATGCGAAAACCTTTTTATTATGGATGGTTATCGCGATCATGACTATGTTCAGACTATTTACGATATGATTCCAGAGCTGCGTCACCAGTCTCGCGGTAAGCTCAGTGTGGACAAGCTTCCGTCTTTGAAACGCGTGATGTTCCTTGGTGTTGAGAAGCATCGTGGTATGTATTCCATTCCGGAAATCATGGCGATGAAAGCAATGGTATCTGACGACGAATATCAGGAACGGCAGGACTCCCTTTCTCCATACGATGTGGTGAACATGCAGTACACTTCCGGTACTACAGGTTTCCCTAAAGGAGTTATGCTGACACACGTTGGTATTGGTCTTAACGGTTACTGGATTGGTGAGAACCAGAACTTTACTGATAAAGACAGGCTTTGCCTGCCTGTTCCGCTGTTCCACTGCTTTGGTTGCGTGCTTGGCGTTCTTGCTGCCGTAAACCATGGTGCAGCGCTTGTAATTCTGGAAAACTTCTCACCTGTGCACATCATGGCTTCTGTGGATCAGGAGCGCTGTACCGCGCTGTATGGCGTGCCGACAATGTTCCTTGCAGTCCTTGAGCACAAGATGTTCTCCAAGTTCGATTATTCTTCACTTCGTACAGGCATTATGGCTGGTTCTATTTGTCCGGAGCCGCTCATGAAGCGCGTTATCGAAGACATGAACATGAAAGAAGTAACCATCTGTTACGGGCTTACAGAAGGTTCTCCTGTAATGACACAGACGTTGCCGCATGACAGTTTCGAGCGTCGTACCCAGACTGTTGGTAAGAAAATGCCGGGTATTGAAGTGCGTATTATTGATCCTGAAACAGGTGAAGAATGTCCACGCGGAACGCAGGGTGAAGTTGTCTGTCGTGGCTACAACGTCATGAAAGGCTACTACGCAATGCCGGAAGCTACAGCGGCAGCGATTGATGAAGATAAGTGGCTGCATTCTGGCGACCTCGGTGTCATGGATGAAGACGGATATATCGTCATTACAGGCCGTATTAAAGATATGATCATTCGTGGTGGTGAAAACATTTACCCACGTGAGATAGAAGAGTTCCTTTATGGCATGGACGGTGTACACGACGTACAGGTTGTTGGCATTCCAAGCCATAAATACGGTGAAGAAGTTGCAGCCTTCATTATTAATAAAGAAGGTTATGATCTTGCACCGGAAGATGTTCGTGACTACTGCCGTGGCAGAATTGCATGGCATAAAGTTCCACGTTACATCGCCTTTGTTGAAGAGTATCCGATGACTGCATCAGGTAAGATTCAGAAGTTTAAGCTTCGCGATGACTGCAAAGAGTACTTCGGCGATATTCGATAA
- the fliQ gene encoding flagellar biosynthesis protein FliQ codes for MTPEFVIGYARKAIELTLMISLPMLLVGLIVGLIVSIIQAATQVQEQTLTFVPKIIAIFVSLLIAFPWIMEKMTTFTREVFINIPTYIR; via the coding sequence ATGACTCCCGAATTTGTCATCGGCTATGCACGTAAAGCCATTGAACTTACGCTCATGATCTCACTGCCTATGCTCCTCGTAGGTCTCATTGTCGGTCTGATTGTTTCTATCATTCAGGCAGCAACACAGGTACAGGAACAGACTCTGACCTTCGTACCAAAAATTATCGCAATATTCGTCTCACTGCTCATCGCCTTCCCGTGGATTATGGAAAAAATGACTACGTTCACACGCGAAGTCTTTATCAATATCCCAACGTATATTCGCTAG
- the fliP gene encoding flagellar type III secretion system pore protein FliP (The bacterial flagellar biogenesis protein FliP forms a type III secretion system (T3SS)-type pore required for flagellar assembly.) — protein sequence MTLATPLTRKNLKKLWDSSATRILTLSALLLLVPAAAFAARDLAVPSLSLALGAGQSEPENVSVLLEILFLLTILSLAPAIMLTVTSFTRIIIVFSFVRQALGTQQLPPSQVLASLAIFMTFVIMRPVGVAINDNALQPYLSEEIGFTEALDKAQQPLREFMFKHTREKDLSLFYSISKMERPKTKEEVPTIMLAAAYVISELKTGFTIGFLIYVPFLIIDMVVSSILLAMGMMMLPPMMVSMPFKLLLFVLVDGWSLLTGSLVNSFLL from the coding sequence ATGACACTAGCGACTCCTCTGACTCGAAAGAATTTAAAAAAATTATGGGACAGCTCCGCGACGCGGATTCTGACTCTTAGTGCTTTACTGCTGCTGGTTCCCGCTGCAGCGTTCGCTGCGCGGGACCTTGCAGTACCATCCCTCTCGCTGGCATTAGGTGCAGGCCAGTCAGAACCGGAAAACGTCTCCGTTCTGTTAGAAATCCTGTTCCTGCTCACAATCCTGTCACTGGCACCTGCCATTATGCTGACAGTTACCAGCTTTACCCGCATCATCATTGTCTTTTCCTTCGTACGACAGGCGCTAGGAACACAGCAGCTGCCACCTTCTCAAGTACTGGCAAGCCTCGCTATCTTTATGACATTCGTCATTATGCGCCCTGTAGGCGTGGCAATTAACGACAATGCACTGCAACCCTACCTGAGCGAAGAAATAGGCTTTACAGAGGCTCTGGACAAGGCTCAACAGCCTCTCAGAGAGTTTATGTTCAAGCATACACGCGAAAAAGACCTCTCTTTGTTCTATTCCATCAGCAAGATGGAACGACCTAAAACAAAGGAAGAAGTTCCAACCATAATGCTGGCAGCTGCCTACGTCATCAGTGAGCTCAAAACCGGCTTTACCATCGGCTTCCTCATCTACGTACCGTTTCTCATAATCGATATGGTAGTTTCCAGTATCCTGCTTGCTATGGGTATGATGATGCTTCCGCCAATGATGGTTTCCATGCCGTTCAAACTGCTTCTTTTCGTTCTGGTAGACGGCTGGAGCCTGCTCACCGGCTCTCTTGTAAACAGCTTCCTATTGTGA
- the fliO gene encoding flagellar biosynthetic protein FliO, with amino-acid sequence MHNILVTAAHAAIDSSGDIVNGTSPAVPEVVGWGSYIQSIGILLLLLGALYGLLWFVKKVGMNKGFRGKKGDQITLNVEERFHLGPKKQLVVVRFLNKRLLLGVTDHQINLLSETEAEDDTSDSSDSKEFKKIMGQLRDADSDS; translated from the coding sequence TTGCATAACATTTTAGTGACAGCAGCCCATGCGGCTATTGACTCCTCCGGTGATATCGTCAACGGAACGTCACCCGCTGTCCCTGAGGTGGTTGGCTGGGGAAGCTATATTCAGTCCATCGGCATTCTGCTGCTGCTTTTAGGCGCACTGTACGGATTGCTCTGGTTTGTAAAGAAAGTCGGCATGAATAAAGGCTTTAGAGGCAAAAAAGGTGATCAAATCACACTTAACGTGGAAGAACGATTCCATCTTGGCCCTAAAAAGCAATTAGTCGTGGTACGCTTCTTGAATAAAAGGCTGTTACTGGGGGTTACGGACCACCAGATCAACCTTTTATCTGAAACGGAAGCGGAAGATGACACTAGCGACTCCTCTGACTCGAAAGAATTTAAAAAAATTATGGGACAGCTCCGCGACGCGGATTCTGACTCTTAG
- the fliN gene encoding flagellar motor switch protein FliN → MSEDVNQDLLAEQWAAALEEQDETPIDANASQNMSQNEALAEEWAAALASEEQEIMQKEKEQSALSNNAHEAEFKDLTEDAKAIRPESGKHELDFILDIPLDVSAELGRTRLLINELLQLGQGSVVELNKLAGEPLEIFVNGKLVARGEAVVINEKFGVRLTDIISPIERVKQLA, encoded by the coding sequence ATGTCTGAAGATGTGAACCAGGATTTACTGGCTGAACAATGGGCTGCAGCTCTTGAAGAGCAGGACGAAACCCCTATCGATGCCAATGCTTCTCAGAATATGAGCCAAAACGAAGCTCTTGCAGAAGAATGGGCAGCAGCGCTTGCTTCTGAAGAGCAGGAAATCATGCAGAAAGAAAAAGAGCAGAGCGCGCTTTCCAACAATGCTCATGAAGCTGAGTTCAAGGATTTGACAGAAGATGCAAAAGCAATCCGTCCAGAATCCGGCAAACACGAGCTCGACTTCATTCTTGATATTCCTCTCGATGTTTCCGCAGAGCTCGGTCGTACCCGTCTGCTTATCAACGAACTCCTCCAGCTTGGTCAGGGGTCCGTTGTTGAACTTAACAAGCTTGCAGGTGAACCACTTGAAATCTTTGTTAACGGCAAACTCGTAGCACGTGGCGAAGCTGTTGTTATCAACGAAAAATTCGGTGTGCGTCTGACTGATATCATCAGCCCAATCGAAAGGGTGAAGCAACTTGCATAA
- a CDS encoding flagellar basal body-associated FliL family protein, with the protein MIEEGKEQNKKSGKMKWVIMLLILLLLGGGGYFAYTTYFQKSTETAEPQDVQLEEVDPSDSQVVTLPSFLVNLSDPLGRRYIKLTLDVEVASPEAAQVLESASAKVRDAVILLLSSKSYSDLASLESKLLLKNELVTRLNQIIGSSKVVRVYFTELVIQ; encoded by the coding sequence GTGATTGAAGAAGGAAAAGAACAGAATAAAAAAAGCGGAAAGATGAAATGGGTCATCATGCTTTTGATCCTTCTGCTTCTGGGAGGAGGCGGATACTTCGCCTATACAACTTACTTCCAGAAATCTACCGAAACGGCAGAGCCTCAGGATGTACAGCTTGAAGAAGTTGACCCGTCAGATTCTCAGGTTGTCACCCTGCCGAGTTTCCTTGTAAACCTCTCTGACCCACTCGGGCGACGCTACATCAAGCTCACCCTTGATGTAGAAGTTGCCAGCCCTGAAGCTGCACAGGTTCTGGAAAGTGCCAGCGCAAAAGTGCGTGACGCAGTTATCCTGCTTCTTTCCAGCAAGTCTTACTCAGACCTTGCCTCTCTTGAGAGCAAACTCCTGCTTAAAAATGAACTGGTGACACGTCTCAACCAGATCATTGGCAGCTCTAAAGTTGTTCGTGTGTATTTTACTGAACTGGTTATCCAGTAA
- a CDS encoding OmpA/MotB family protein, with product MARKKKQEEPEGIPAWLVTFSDLVTLLLTFFVLILSMSSMDRTMLVEINPFERGLGVINYHGSGRIPQRIKLIVELVSDPKTAFEQRDRIKDLLFPEDVLPPDIDMSTLDRNLRILQKPEGLAIALTNDLVFAPGSYQLTPSAKKLLSQVVLMLQYTSADTNISGHADNTGRNNAANYPLSGKRAMAVLEFFLTQGLKPERFSVSGYGADKPLESNATEYGRAQNRRVEILIKTTQRLGRYV from the coding sequence ATGGCACGTAAAAAAAAGCAAGAAGAGCCAGAAGGAATCCCCGCGTGGCTGGTAACCTTCTCTGACCTTGTGACATTGTTGCTCACATTCTTTGTACTTATCCTCAGCATGTCTTCCATGGATAGGACTATGCTGGTTGAAATTAACCCGTTTGAACGCGGGTTAGGGGTTATCAATTACCACGGTTCAGGGCGCATACCACAACGTATCAAGCTTATTGTTGAACTGGTTTCCGACCCAAAAACTGCTTTCGAGCAGAGAGACAGAATTAAAGACTTGTTATTTCCGGAGGATGTTCTTCCACCGGATATTGATATGAGCACGCTGGATCGTAACTTACGCATCCTGCAAAAGCCGGAAGGTTTGGCAATCGCCCTCACAAATGATCTTGTGTTCGCACCGGGCAGTTACCAGCTTACTCCTTCCGCAAAAAAACTGCTCTCACAAGTAGTGCTGATGCTGCAATACACTTCAGCAGATACGAACATTTCCGGTCACGCAGATAATACAGGACGTAACAATGCTGCTAACTACCCGCTTTCCGGAAAAAGGGCGATGGCTGTACTTGAATTCTTTTTGACACAGGGTCTTAAGCCGGAACGTTTCTCCGTAAGCGGCTACGGTGCTGACAAGCCCCTCGAGTCCAATGCTACTGAGTACGGACGCGCACAAAATAGACGAGTAGAAATTCTGATTAAAACAACCCAGCGTCTTGGACGCTATGTATAA
- a CDS encoding OmpA/MotB family protein yields the protein MAKRKKKQDEGGGASWLITFSDMMTLMLTFFVLLVSMAVTDERRKLVVLTSVTGAFGEGRGNFNPATQKNIDRVVDPGPMDLATNDLSPLKDLLWEDDKEDLNFQENQYVQIFSISEDVLFQPGTTQLSAKGIILLNRIMPWILRIKHPLLLAGHTSSLRDEAGKDYEVSFTRDSELSPTWNLSFMRVMSIYSYLKGRGIPTEQMMVEAFGNYHPRWNDNTPKGRKKNRRVDIVLDKRNMQWIKKLEELTKEAPKKKNEFEFKDFKFDLSVNEGGSNLSSASGSTQDGV from the coding sequence ATGGCTAAGCGCAAAAAGAAACAAGACGAAGGCGGTGGCGCTTCCTGGCTTATTACCTTCTCAGATATGATGACTCTCATGCTTACGTTCTTCGTATTGCTTGTAAGTATGGCGGTTACAGATGAAAGACGAAAGTTGGTTGTCCTGACCTCCGTAACCGGCGCATTTGGTGAAGGGCGTGGGAACTTTAACCCTGCCACTCAAAAAAATATTGATCGCGTTGTTGACCCGGGGCCTATGGATCTCGCCACAAACGACCTTTCTCCACTGAAAGATCTGTTGTGGGAGGATGACAAGGAAGACTTGAACTTTCAGGAAAACCAGTATGTCCAAATCTTTTCTATCAGTGAAGATGTGCTGTTCCAGCCGGGCACTACACAGTTAAGCGCTAAAGGTATCATACTGCTTAACCGTATCATGCCATGGATACTACGAATTAAGCACCCGCTACTGCTTGCCGGTCACACATCAAGCCTACGCGATGAGGCCGGTAAGGACTATGAAGTTTCCTTTACACGTGATTCAGAGCTTTCACCGACATGGAACCTCTCATTTATGCGCGTTATGAGCATCTACAGCTACCTTAAGGGGCGTGGAATTCCTACAGAACAGATGATGGTAGAAGCGTTTGGCAACTATCACCCACGTTGGAATGACAACACACCAAAGGGCAGAAAGAAGAACAGGCGCGTAGATATTGTGTTGGATAAACGCAATATGCAGTGGATCAAAAAACTGGAAGAGCTCACCAAGGAAGCGCCTAAGAAGAAAAATGAATTTGAATTTAAAGACTTCAAGTTCGATCTTAGCGTGAACGAAGGTGGAAGTAATCTTTCCAGTGCATCCGGTTCAACACAGGATGGAGTATAA
- a CDS encoding flagellar motor protein gives MDLATVLGIVISFGLVLSAIMMGGSLLIFISVPSLLIVLGGTIGATLVNYPLKRVISVMSVFKKTLFAEELSAQETIDQFKDYADRARREGILSLEPIINGIDDPYLKKGLQLTVDGLEPQAIQEILESEIANTEARHSDGQDILKSFGEYAPALGMIGTVIGLVQMLQTMNDPSSIGPAMAVALITTFYGACLANLVFIPMAGKLKSRSNSEIRIKEMQLEGVLAISRGENPRIIQEKLSCYQAISDRADAA, from the coding sequence ATGGATTTGGCAACGGTTCTCGGGATAGTAATTTCCTTCGGTTTGGTTCTCTCTGCTATCATGATGGGTGGCAGTCTTCTCATCTTTATTTCCGTCCCGTCATTACTTATTGTTCTTGGCGGAACCATTGGTGCAACTCTTGTAAACTACCCGCTTAAACGCGTTATTTCCGTAATGAGTGTTTTCAAAAAAACACTTTTTGCTGAAGAGTTGTCAGCACAGGAAACTATTGATCAGTTCAAAGACTACGCTGACCGTGCACGTAGAGAAGGTATTCTTTCTCTCGAGCCGATCATCAACGGCATCGACGATCCTTACCTCAAAAAAGGGTTGCAACTGACAGTCGACGGTCTTGAGCCGCAGGCTATTCAAGAAATCCTCGAGTCTGAGATTGCCAATACAGAAGCCCGCCATAGCGATGGGCAAGATATTCTAAAATCATTCGGTGAATATGCACCGGCTCTGGGTATGATCGGTACAGTTATCGGTCTGGTTCAAATGCTGCAAACAATGAACGATCCAAGTTCAATTGGTCCAGCGATGGCGGTAGCTCTTATCACCACTTTCTACGGAGCATGCCTTGCTAACCTGGTGTTCATTCCTATGGCCGGTAAGCTTAAATCCCGTAGTAACTCTGAGATCCGTATTAAAGAAATGCAGCTCGAAGGTGTGCTTGCAATTTCCCGTGGTGAAAACCCGCGTATTATTCAAGAAAAACTCTCTTGTTATCAAGCTATCAGCGATCGCGCTGATGCTGCGTAG